The sequence below is a genomic window from Bradyrhizobium septentrionale.
CGCCGTTGAAGACGACCTGATTGAGCGCCTCGCGATCGATCGACAGGTCGAGCGCCTGGCGCACCTTCTCCGACTGGCTGAGCGGCCCCTTGTTCTTGTCGTTCGCAATGTTGATCGTAAGGCCGAGATAGCCCAGTTCGGGCGCAGTCGACAGCACGAGCCGCTTGTCGGCGCGCACGTCCTTGATGTCGGTGGCGAGCACGCGCTCGATCAGATCGAGCCCACCGGATTTCAGGTTGGCGAGCCGCACCGTGGCGTCGACGATCGGCAGGAACACGATGCGATCGATGAAGACGTTATCCTTGTTCCAGTAATCCTGGAATTTCTCGAACACCATGCGGTCCTGCTGCACGCGTTCGACGAACTTGTAGGGTCCCGCGCAGACCGGATGCAGGCCGAACTTGTCGCCCGCTTCCTTTACCGCCTTCGGCGAGACCATCATGCCGGCGCGGTCGGTCAACTGCGCGATCAGCGGCGAGTAGGGCGTCTTGAGCACCAGCTTGATGGTCAGGGGATCGACGACGTCGACATGGTCGAGCGCGGCCAATTCCGGCTTGCGGAACGAGGTCGGCAGCGTGAGATGGCGTTCCAGGGAGAACTTGGCGGCCTCGGCGTCGAACGGCTCGCCGTCATGGAACTTGACGCCGGGCCGGAGCTTGATCGTCATCTCCTTGCCGTCGGCGGAGGTCTCGTACGACAGCGCCAGCTGCGGCACGATGTTCAGCTTCTCATCTATGTCGAACAGCTTGTCGCAGAAGGCGGAAAAGACGATGCGGCCGACATAGGTGCGCCCGATCGAGGGATCGAGGATGTCGGGGTCCTCGGCAAGGCCGATGCGCAGCGTGGTCTGGGCTTGAGCCCGGGTTTGGGCGCCCGCGCCGAGCGCGAGCAGCAGGCCTGCTGCAGCCGCCGCCAAACGAAACATCTTCATCACACCGTTCCCCATGTTCACGCGCCGACCTTAAGTCCCGACTGTACCAACCCCGGGACGTCCGGCCCCTTCCGCCGCGCCGAAGGCGGCCAGCAGTTTTTCCAGCGTCGGCGAGGAGCCGCCGTCAGACGGGACGATCGCATCGTCCCGCGGCAGCTCCGCCGTCCGGTGACACGCCGTTGCATGTCCGGTGCCATCTTCAACGAGCTGTGGCGCTTCGCTGCGGCAGCGCTCGATCGCATAGGGACATCTTGTGTGGAATCGGCAGCCCGCGGGCGGATGCAGCGCACTCGGCAGCTCGCCCTGCAGCACAATCCGGCTGCGCTTTGCCTTCGGTTTAGGCACCGGGATCGCCGACAACAGCGCGCGGCTGTAGGGATGGCGTGGCGCGGCGAACAGCGCCTGCGCATCCGCCGTCTCGACGATGGTGCCGAGATTCATCACGGCGACGCGATCGGCGATGTGCTTCACGACCGCGAGATCGTGCGACACGAAGACGTACGCGAGCTTCAGGCGATCCTGCAGGTCGCGCAGCAGGTTCAGGATCTGCGAGCGGATCGAGACGTCGAGCGCCGACACCGGCTCGTCGCAGATGATCAGCTTCGGCTCGACCGCGAGCGCCCGCGCAATCGCGATGCGCTGGCGCTGCCCGCCGGAGAATTCATGCGGATAGCGGCGCGCGAAGCGCGGCTCGAGGCCGACCAGGCGCAGCAGCTCCTCGACCCGCTCGCGGCGGCGCGCCGCTGGTACCAGATCGTGCAGCGCCAGCGGCTCGGTCAGGATCTGGCTCACCGTCATGCGCGGGTTGAGCGAGGCGTAGGGGTCCTGGAAGATCAGCTGCGCGTCGCGGCGGAATACGCGCAACTGCTCGGCATCGAGCGCGCCGAGGTCGCGGCCCTCGAATCTGATGCGTCCGGCATCCGCCTCGATCAGCCGCAGCACCAGGCGGCTGACGGTGGATTTGCCGCAGCCGGATTCGCCGACCAGTGCCAGCGTCTTGCCGGCCTCGACCGTGAAGCTGACGCCGTCGACCGCCTTCACATGGGCGGTCGGCCGGCCGAATACCGACCGTTCGGCGACGAAATGCTTAACCAGCCCTTCGACCTCGAGCAGCACGGTCATCGGTGTTGCCCTCTGTGTCCCGGGCGCAGTGCAACGCGAAGTGTTGCGCTGCTGAACCGGGACCCATGTCTCATCACGCTCGCTGTGGGCCCCGGTTCAGCAGTGCACCACCGCGCTACGCTTGTGCTGCACTGCGCCCGGGGCACGAGAGTGGAAGACGGAACCGTCATGACACCAGCCGCTCCAGCGGCGCCCTGATGCAGCGCGAGGCGTGGGTTGCGCTCAGCATCGCGAGCGACGGCGGCGATTTGGTGCAGGCATTCTCAACGAACGGACAACGCGCGGCAAAGCGACAGCCCGCCGGCGGGTTCGCCATGTTCGGCACCATGCCCTCGATGGTGGCGAGATGGCTGGTGCGGCGGTCGAGCCGCGGGATCGAGCCGAGCAGGCCGACCGTGTAAGGATGCTGCGGGTTGGCGAACAGCTCATCGACCGGCGCGCGCTCGACGATCTCGCCGGCATACATCACCGCGACCTCGTCGCAGACTTCGGCGACGACGCCGAGATC
It includes:
- a CDS encoding ABC transporter substrate-binding protein, with the translated sequence MKMFRLAAAAAGLLLALGAGAQTRAQAQTTLRIGLAEDPDILDPSIGRTYVGRIVFSAFCDKLFDIDEKLNIVPQLALSYETSADGKEMTIKLRPGVKFHDGEPFDAEAAKFSLERHLTLPTSFRKPELAALDHVDVVDPLTIKLVLKTPYSPLIAQLTDRAGMMVSPKAVKEAGDKFGLHPVCAGPYKFVERVQQDRMVFEKFQDYWNKDNVFIDRIVFLPIVDATVRLANLKSGGLDLIERVLATDIKDVRADKRLVLSTAPELGYLGLTINIANDKNKGPLSQSEKVRQALDLSIDREALNQVVFNGEFTPGNQWVSPTHPYYQKAFPVRGRDVAKAKALLKEAGVTLPVAVDYMIPKGAENEAVAQVVQSMAAEAGFDIKIRVVEFATTFKQAQAGEFQVFQINWSGRIDPDGNSYVFLHTKAPQNDGGYSNPEADRLMEEARLVNDPAQRKAIYEKMAKIVLNDEPIIYIYHRTLLIAHTTKVEGYRQMPDGLVRVVGLKLK